Genomic DNA from Prunus persica cultivar Lovell chromosome G1, Prunus_persica_NCBIv2, whole genome shotgun sequence:
CTTTTGACAATCCTATTATTTTATGTCCATGAGATGATCCTTACAGAACTTTACATTAACTTGTATTGCCTCTTCTGCCATCTTGTTAGTCTTAAAACAAAATCTTAAAGAATTGGTGAGTATCAGCCAGAGAAAAGGCAAAAGGGAAAATGgctattcttttttaatcaaaagaaATGCACAGCTATGTGCATATCTCTTTTCCTAAGGCCCCTTAGGTTGCCTGTAAGAAATGGAGACCAACTTCAAAGTTTCACCCGAGTTAAAGCTAGAAGATGAACTAGTCAAAATTTTACCCTAAATCCCTtcctaaaattatttaatacaaTCCCAGACACCAAATGTGGCGATTGCATTCCTATATATACTTCACAACACACTAAAAGTAGCCTGAAGTTATCAAATTAGTGACGTCTATTCCACGCCAAATCAACTTTTCCAGgtctaaaatttcaaaacatatCATAAACCTGCTTTCTGAAAATAGCAAGGATTCTCTATGGGTTAGGTCTGGGTCAGGTTAATCTTGTGGCAAAGATCAAAATGCAAGGGCCTTGTCTTGGATCACCTTCCTAGCTTTCAAATTGCGTAGAAATAaacaagcaagcaagcaaacaGAGATAACCATAAGATATAACTCATCATAgaaattttgagtgaaaagaTAGGATTTGATTCAGTTTTTGATCCCATCTCAACCTTTGGATTTGACTGGCGACAAATTCCAGGGCTGAGAGGGGATGTCCtgcacaacaacaacaacaaaaaattgtaTGCATCCTGCAACTGAAACATATGGCTGAAACTGTAAGCCAAACATTATTGACATCAAAATACAAACTAGAGAAAAACATATAGgcataaaatatatgtataggtataaatttgaaattttaagcGAGCATCCTACCAATTTACATAAGAGGATCAAACCATAACCAATATCAATCGCTGTCACAAACAGTTGCAGCAAACTTCCACATCAACCACGGTTCAATGAAGGAAGCGATTTCATATTTGATGATCAATCTCCTTACCACTTATCTTTATCAAGAATTACATTAAAGAATGGCACACTTGCCTTCACCTCTTTTACGAAGCTCTTCCTCTGCTCTCATAAGATTTTCTCTAAGCTTTCGAATTTCATCATCCGACCTCATCTGAGCCATTTGGGCATTCTCTTCTGCTCTCAGTCGAGCAGCTTGTTCATCTGCCAGCTGTTGCTCAAGCCTAATAGTGGTCTCTCTTAACTTTGACTCAACCTGTATAACAATATAATCATGAATAAAGAAATACACCAATCATAGTGAAAACATGTATGCTTATGTTTCTCAGGGCCCTATCGACATTTCCTACTTTGCTAAACAGGATTCCTACTCCCCAATACTCACTACCTACCCCaagaattgaaaacaaaataacacaagtcACAGCATAtagaaatttcatttcattctaTCTATACAACTAAAAAACATTCTAACAGATGACAATTATTCGCACTAGACTCCAAAAACAACCAGATATAAAGCCAACCCTTGTTACACATGCCTTGAGGGTATGAAATTGATTTAAGGAAATCCATCCGATAGTTAAATCTTTTAAGTCAAGAAGAATTTTCTTTACAATTTAATAATTGTAGCTGACAAATTATGAACCATCACCCAAAACTCTTAACTAGACAAGGAATAAATCCATCTTTTTCATCTCATGCATTGAACATATATCTCACATGCTGTTGAAACATATTTGAGGTTTACACAACAGTTTATGCATTttggaataaaattataataagtCTGAAAAGAGTACAAGCCAACACACACAAAACTGTGCAGTGCCACACCTATGCTAGGTGAGGGAATAACAAAACTAGATCTAAAGAAATTTTCTAACCAATATCACAGACTTGGGGCTAAGGATAACACATAGATACAACAGACTTGAATATAGATCATGTCCCAGGTAGATGATATAGCTCATTAGTTGCTGGATTTTGCATCCCCAGATCAAGAAACACGGGCAGAGGGACAGGGCAGTGTCTGTTAtttcaatcaaattttgaCAATTGATAAAAATATGGTGGGCAACAAATGTGACTGAATTCATTACGCataccaaaattttatatgaCATGAACAAGAATCTTGTTGTAAAATTCTGAAAGTTCATGCTTACCCCAAAGACAATAATGAAAGATGTCTTAAATTAGTGAAGGCATCCTACAACTCTGGGCCTACTAAATTAATTCAAGACTTCGGTTATCTCCAATTAATATGCCAACACTTGTCTAAAAGGTACTAGCAAGGGGAAATGTGCTCAAAGGAAATCAATGACTTCTAAATACCTCTTACTAAATATGTTCAGTTAAGATATAGGTTCTAATGATTTAACAGGGGGTGGTCAATACTGTGATCACTGCACATAGGTATTCTAGTTTTAGCCAAGTAAGAAAACTGTAGGAATTGTTAATTCAAAAGCACGACAGATGAAAACTTAGAAAATCTGTTACCATCTCAGTAATTCGTGTAAGCTGCTCTTCATATGCACGCTGCATCTGATTCTTCAAATCTGATATTTCTCGTTTAGAATACCCCTTCAAGGAATTAACCTCTTCTTGTTGATCACGGAGTTTAATAGCCCCTCTCTGTCGCATACAATAATTATTTGATCAAGATATTTTAGAACAAAGTGACAGTTTAAGGAAAaagattattataaataattatagtaCCTTCACTTCAGCAAATATCTCATCAGTGTACGGTCGTCCACCATTCTGAGCTATGACCTTGTTTACAAGGGAGAGAAGATGCTGCACTTGTTGAACCCTCTTACTTTCATCCTTAGTCTTGTTATCAAAAAGCACACAGCGATTTTCACACAGAACAAGGATTTCCTACATCAATCCAAGAATTGATTAGATTTCTAGtacatgttatctttatattCAAGACAGCACTGgattaagaaaagaaagtagaaacaaatttttacaaacCATATATGAAAACGCAATAACAGACTATAATAATCTCTAAGAAATACGATTCAGGCAAGCTGCATCAGTCAATCTTCCCTTGTACCATGCTACTAACAGAAAATTTACTGCAATCTACATGCCATTAGTCATCTGAAGGAACGGGAACTTCTCtaatattttcttgaagtCCACTTTGTTAAGGACATATTTTATACAAAACCAACTTTCACATCCTCCAgcccaaagaaaaaactaaacaaatacatgaaaaatgaGAGTCCAcgcaaaaataattttcttggtCATTCATGTAAATTGTACAAACTGAAAAGGGAAGAGTTGATGAAAACTGTCTCAATTATGCAGCTACTAATGAAATTATCATAATAgtttatagaaagaaaaaataagcaaAAGTCAAGGGACGAGCTTGAATGTTCGTGAGTAACCTTTAAAGGCTCTGGACATTCACGGCCCAAATAGTCTTCCAACGtctcatcattttcttcaagGTCATCTCCGCCAGTAAAGACCACAATCATGTAATCAATAATTTTGCTTCCAAACAAAGTTTGCAAGCTACGTAGTgcggcttcttcttcttgtgaaAACCGGGTCCTAACTGAGAAAGTTACAAGAACAGCATGGATTCCATCCTTGGCCAAATCAATGCATTTGACAATTTCTTTGCCAACAAAGTCTGACCTGgcagaaaaatcaaaaagacCTGCACCAGTGTACAACACAAGTCAACACAATGAGAAGGGATAGCTTCCAAAGACCAAATACAACTACTCTATACATTTGCCTCCCTACtacagaaaaggaaagaagaaagaaagaaaactaaaatagatgttaagaaaattataaatcaGCAGGCTTTTACCAGGAGTGTCTATAACATTTACAACTTGTCCATCTCTCAATACAGCTTTCTCCAATTCACAAGTGCTTGTAACACCAGAGGAGCTGGTCTTGGACTTGAAGGCCTTTCTTCCAAGAATACTGTTTCCTGTTGCACTTTTTCCATTACCAGTACGTCCAACTAAGACCACAGTGCGAACTGCACTAGACAGTGAAGGAAGCTCCCAGTCATCATCAATCGAACTTCCACCCATTATATAAAATCAGGATACCTAGAAGGCACTTAATTCTGTCAACACTTCATTATGAAAAAAGTATGCATCACATAAGTGTTAATACTTGCATCCATCTTATATGTTGACAAAATCATGTCTAGAACTGTAGAAAACTGTTTGTATGGCATGCCCAatgcataaaaataaaataaaacaaagactTATTTCATGAAAAGCTAAACCAGAATTCCAAAAACTCAGGGGTTATGTAAGTCACCTTTCATTCAAAACATCATCTTTTACTCTGAGAAGGAAGACCATAATTTCAAAACATGGTCAATGaacttttttcctttatgGATGGAAACTCTCTCTTTAATTGTACAAAGAGAGACAATGCACTATAATGCCAAATGTAACATGAATAGTAAGCCATATGTATTTCCATGGATCTACACGACAATACCATATCTAAGCGACAATtgttcccaaaaaaaaaaagacaagaaaCGCGAACACAGCAACACACTTTTATAAACAATCGTAGGAAGTTCCACATTCTAAACTACAATTAAAGCACCACCAAAGTTCCCCATATTTCACATATTACTTATTAATTCCATTTAAAACAATTGCAAACCTAAATACAAGCAATTAAATTTGTATGCTGAAAATTAAGCAAAGGATCTTGACCGACTACGTAAGTACCACAACCGTCACAATTCtatttatggaaaaaaaaaaaaaaaaaacccggtAAGATATTATTTTAACCACAATTAACCTTTGAATtccattgaccaaaaaaaaaaaaacaaactttgAATTCCCGTATCAACATAAGTAAGTACAAAAGCAAGAGAACCATGATCAAAGCTTAACCTAAAACCTAAATCAGCCAAGGAGGCTAAGAAGAACAACGATCAGAAACACTGTTTGTTCGCCGACAAAACGAAgcaaaactaaaaccaaaaaagaaatactaTTTTGGATTTGCATCCTTTCagatttccaaatcaagagaaTCGTCTCGACTCTCAACTGGACGCAGAGAGCCGAAGGAAGCAGAAGGTGTACAGTTCAAAATTCTCGATTCCTTTCGTTTACCTGGATTTTCCCGTCGACCAAAcagaacaaagaaattttctttga
This window encodes:
- the LOC18793821 gene encoding immune-associated nucleotide-binding protein 9, coding for MGGSSIDDDWELPSLSSAVRTVVLVGRTGNGKSATGNSILGRKAFKSKTSSSGVTSTCELEKAVLRDGQVVNVIDTPGLFDFSARSDFVGKEIVKCIDLAKDGIHAVLVTFSVRTRFSQEEEAALRSLQTLFGSKIIDYMIVVFTGGDDLEENDETLEDYLGRECPEPLKEILVLCENRCVLFDNKTKDESKRVQQVQHLLSLVNKVIAQNGGRPYTDEIFAEVKRGAIKLRDQQEEVNSLKGYSKREISDLKNQMQRAYEEQLTRITEMVESKLRETTIRLEQQLADEQAARLRAEENAQMAQMRSDDEIRKLRENLMRAEEELRKRGEGKCAIL